A part of Chanos chanos chromosome 9, fChaCha1.1, whole genome shotgun sequence genomic DNA contains:
- the med16 gene encoding mediator of RNA polymerase II transcription subunit 16 isoform X1, translating to MMEVAYVCEWEKRPKSNHCPSIPLVCAWSCRNLIAFTTDFRNEEDDKDLSHMIHIIDTEHPWDVYSINSGHSEVISCLEWDQSGSRLLSADGDGQIKCWGMSEHLVNSWESRQGSSVDGDPIVALSWLHNGVKLALHVEKSGSTNFGEKFSRVKFSPSLTLFGGKPMEGWLAVTVSGLVTVSLLKPNGALLTASESLCRLRGRVALADIAFTGGGNIVVAATDGSSSSPVQFYKVCVSVVNEKCRIDTELLPSLFMRCTTDPVRRDKYPAVTHLKFLTRENSEQVLLCASSQTASIVECWSLRKEGLPVNNIFQHRSPVVGEKQPMILKWRILSATNDLERVSAVALPKLPISISNTDLKVASDTKFFPGLGLALAFHDGSVQILHRLSLHTMGVFYGGSSSGSSQRTDEPPIKRQRGGGATIHFKTLQFSWTSLALVGVDNHGKLHMIRVSPSMGQMLDMNTLLRHLLFLLEYCMVTGYDWWDVLLHVQPGMVHSLVEKLHEEYMRQNQALQQVLSTRILAVKASLCKLSSATAARACDFHAKLLLIAICSTLKSLLRPHTLNTPDKSPGDRLTEICAKNTDTDIDKVMINLKTEEFVLDGPPLQSLQQLIQWVGDFVLYLLANLPNQGSIVRPGFGFLRDGASLAMLREMMVMVRIWGLLKPGCLPIYTATSDNQDSMSLLFRLLTKLWLCSRDESHPQDPDEGLVDECCLLPSQLLLPAMDWLPANDGIITKIQSKHSLRLQFTKSYTLPTVNSTSQDIFSRSPGSQRTDSLRCLHMGVSPTEESKACTRCGCVTMLRSPNKSNAMKQWEQRWIKNCLCGGLWRRIPATVS from the exons ATGATGGAAGTGGCATATGTGTGCGAATGGGAGAAGAGACCCAAAAGCAACCACTGCCCGTCCATTCCGCTGGTGTGTGCTTGGTCATGTAGGAATCTCATCGCGTTCACCACAGACTTCAGAAATGAAGAAGACGACAAAG ACCTCAGCCACATGATTCATATCATTGACACAGAACATCCCTGGGATGTTTACTCCATCAACTCTGGGCACTCTGAGGTCATTTCCTGTTTAGAATGGGACCAGTCAG GCTCCAGGCTGCTGTCTGCTGATGGCGATGGGCAGATTAAGTGTTGGGGGATGTCCGAGCATCTGGTGAATAGTTGGGAGAGTAGACAGGGCAGCTCTGTGGACGGAGACCCAATCGTGGCTCTGTCCTGGCTGCACAATGGAGTCAAACTTGCCCTGCATGTGGAAAAG tctgGCTCCACTAACTTTGGGGAGAAGTTTTCACGGGTAAAGTTTTCTCCGTCTCTGACGCTGTTTGGTGGAAAGCCCATGGAGGGCTGGCTGGCCGTGACAGTGAGCGGTTTGGTGACGGTTTCTCTGTTGAAGCCGAACGGCGCTCTGCTGACCGCCAGCGAGAGTTTGTGTCGTCTGCGCGGCCGAGTGGCCCTCGCCGACATCGCCTTCACTGGTGGCGGGAACATCGTAGTCGCGGCAACAGACGGCAGCAGTTCATCTCCGGTGCAGTtttataaagtgtgtgtgagtgtggtgaaTGAGAAATGTCGCATTGACACGGAGCTTCTGCCCTCCCTGTTCATGCGCTGTACCACTGACCCGGTGCGCAGAGACAAGTACCCTGCTGTCACACACCTGAAATTCCTTACCCGCGAGAACTCTGAACAG gtgctgCTGTGTGCGTCCAGTCAGACAGCGAGTATAGTGGAGTGTTGGTCTCTGAGGAAGGAGGGGCTTCCAGTAAACAACATCTTTCAGCATCGCTCGCCTGTTG tgggcgAGAAGCAGCCAATGATTTTGAAGTGGCGAATTCTCTCAGCCACTAATGACCTGGAGAGAGTCTCCGCAGTGGCTCTGCCCAAACTGCCGATTTCCATCTCCAACACCGACCTCAAGGTCGCCTCCGACACCAAGTTCTTCCCAGGCCTcg gcttgGCTCTGGCCTTCCACGATGGCAGCGTTCAGATCCTGCATCGTCTGTCTCTGCACACGATGGGTGTTTTCTATGGAGGCTCCTCCTCTGGCTCCTCCCAGCGCACTGATGAGCCACCAATCAAACGACAACGTGGGGGTGGGGCCACTATACACTTCAAAACATTGCAGTTCTCCTGGACATCTTTGGCACTAGTGGGAGTGGACAACCATGGcaag cTCCACATGATTCGGGTGTCTCCCTCTATGGGTCAGATGTTGGATATGAACACGTTATTGCGCCACCTGCTGTTTCTGCTGGAGTATTGCATGGTGACAGGGTATGACTGGTGGGATGTGCTGCTGCATGTGCAGCCCGGCATGGTGCACAGCCTGGTAGAGAAACTACACGAGGAGTATATGAGACAGAACCAGGCCTTGCAacag gtgCTGTCCACGCGGATCTTGGCAGTGAAAGCTTCGTTGTGTAAGTTGTCATCAGCGACAGCGGCACGGGCGTGTGATTTCCACGCTAAACTTCTCCTCATCGCCATCTGCTCAACACTGAAATCTCTCCttagaccacacacactcaacacaccagACAAGAGCCCTGgagacagactcacagagatctGTGCCAagaacactgacacag ATATTGATAAGGTGATGATTAATCTGAAGACTGAGGAGTTTGTGTTGGATGGGCCTCCGCTACAGTCCTTGCAGCAGTTGATTCAGTGGGTGGGCGACTTCGTCCTGTATCTGCTCGCCAACCTACCCAACCAG GGCTCTATCGTGCGTCCTGGTTTTGGCTTTCTGCGCGATGGCGCATCCCTAGCGATGTTGAGggagatgatggtgatggtgcgGATTTGGGGTTTGCTGAAACCCGGCTGTCTGCCCATCTACACTGCAACATCAGACAACCAGGACAGCATGTCCCTTCTGTTCCGCCTGCTCACAAAACTCTGGCTCTGCT ctcgtGATGAAAGCCATCCTCAGGACCCTGATGAAGGACTGGTGGATGAATGCTGTTTGCTGCCGAGTCAGTTACTGCTCCCTGCTATGGACTGGCTCCCCGCCAACGATGGCATCATCACTAAGATCCAGAGCAAACACTCTCTACGCCTGCAGTTCACCAAAAGCTACACCCTTCCCACAGTCAACTCAACCTCACAGGACATATTCTCCAG gAGTCCTGGGTCTCAGCGTACTGACAGTCTGCGTTGTCTGCATATGGGAGTCAGTCCCACAGAGGAGAGCAAAGCCTGcacaag gtgtgggtgtgtgactATGCTGCGATCTCCTAATAAATCCAATGCCATGAAGCAGTGGGAGCAGCGCTGGATTAAGAA
- the med16 gene encoding mediator of RNA polymerase II transcription subunit 16 isoform X2: MMEVAYVCEWEKRPKSNHCPSIPLVCAWSCRNLIAFTTDFRNEEDDKDLSHMIHIIDTEHPWDVYSINSGHSEVISCLEWDQSGSRLLSADGDGQIKCWGMSEHLVNSWESRQGSSVDGDPIVALSWLHNGVKLALHVEKSGSTNFGEKFSRVKFSPSLTLFGGKPMEGWLAVTVSGLVTVSLLKPNGALLTASESLCRLRGRVALADIAFTGGGNIVVAATDGSSSSPVQFYKVCVSVVNEKCRIDTELLPSLFMRCTTDPVRRDKYPAVTHLKFLTRENSEQVLLCASSQTASIVECWSLRKEGLPVNNIFQHRSPVVGEKQPMILKWRILSATNDLERVSAVALPKLPISISNTDLKVASDTKFFPGLGLALAFHDGSVQILHRLSLHTMGVFYGGSSSGSSQRTDEPPIKRQRGGGATIHFKTLQFSWTSLALVGVDNHGKLHMIRVSPSMGQMLDMNTLLRHLLFLLEYCMVTGYDWWDVLLHVQPGMVHSLVEKLHEEYMRQNQALQQVLSTRILAVKASLCKLSSATAARACDFHAKLLLIAICSTLKSLLRPHTLNTPDKSPGDRLTEICAKNTDTDIDKVMINLKTEEFVLDGPPLQSLQQLIQWVGDFVLYLLANLPNQGSIVRPGFGFLRDGASLAMLREMMVMVRIWGLLKPGCLPIYTATSDNQDSMSLLFRLLTKLWLCSRDESHPQDPDEGLVDECCLLPSQLLLPAMDWLPANDGIITKIQSKHSLRLQFTKSYTLPTVNSTSQDIFSSPGSQRTDSLRCLHMGVSPTEESKACTRCGCVTMLRSPNKSNAMKQWEQRWIKNCLCGGLWRRIPATVS, from the exons ATGATGGAAGTGGCATATGTGTGCGAATGGGAGAAGAGACCCAAAAGCAACCACTGCCCGTCCATTCCGCTGGTGTGTGCTTGGTCATGTAGGAATCTCATCGCGTTCACCACAGACTTCAGAAATGAAGAAGACGACAAAG ACCTCAGCCACATGATTCATATCATTGACACAGAACATCCCTGGGATGTTTACTCCATCAACTCTGGGCACTCTGAGGTCATTTCCTGTTTAGAATGGGACCAGTCAG GCTCCAGGCTGCTGTCTGCTGATGGCGATGGGCAGATTAAGTGTTGGGGGATGTCCGAGCATCTGGTGAATAGTTGGGAGAGTAGACAGGGCAGCTCTGTGGACGGAGACCCAATCGTGGCTCTGTCCTGGCTGCACAATGGAGTCAAACTTGCCCTGCATGTGGAAAAG tctgGCTCCACTAACTTTGGGGAGAAGTTTTCACGGGTAAAGTTTTCTCCGTCTCTGACGCTGTTTGGTGGAAAGCCCATGGAGGGCTGGCTGGCCGTGACAGTGAGCGGTTTGGTGACGGTTTCTCTGTTGAAGCCGAACGGCGCTCTGCTGACCGCCAGCGAGAGTTTGTGTCGTCTGCGCGGCCGAGTGGCCCTCGCCGACATCGCCTTCACTGGTGGCGGGAACATCGTAGTCGCGGCAACAGACGGCAGCAGTTCATCTCCGGTGCAGTtttataaagtgtgtgtgagtgtggtgaaTGAGAAATGTCGCATTGACACGGAGCTTCTGCCCTCCCTGTTCATGCGCTGTACCACTGACCCGGTGCGCAGAGACAAGTACCCTGCTGTCACACACCTGAAATTCCTTACCCGCGAGAACTCTGAACAG gtgctgCTGTGTGCGTCCAGTCAGACAGCGAGTATAGTGGAGTGTTGGTCTCTGAGGAAGGAGGGGCTTCCAGTAAACAACATCTTTCAGCATCGCTCGCCTGTTG tgggcgAGAAGCAGCCAATGATTTTGAAGTGGCGAATTCTCTCAGCCACTAATGACCTGGAGAGAGTCTCCGCAGTGGCTCTGCCCAAACTGCCGATTTCCATCTCCAACACCGACCTCAAGGTCGCCTCCGACACCAAGTTCTTCCCAGGCCTcg gcttgGCTCTGGCCTTCCACGATGGCAGCGTTCAGATCCTGCATCGTCTGTCTCTGCACACGATGGGTGTTTTCTATGGAGGCTCCTCCTCTGGCTCCTCCCAGCGCACTGATGAGCCACCAATCAAACGACAACGTGGGGGTGGGGCCACTATACACTTCAAAACATTGCAGTTCTCCTGGACATCTTTGGCACTAGTGGGAGTGGACAACCATGGcaag cTCCACATGATTCGGGTGTCTCCCTCTATGGGTCAGATGTTGGATATGAACACGTTATTGCGCCACCTGCTGTTTCTGCTGGAGTATTGCATGGTGACAGGGTATGACTGGTGGGATGTGCTGCTGCATGTGCAGCCCGGCATGGTGCACAGCCTGGTAGAGAAACTACACGAGGAGTATATGAGACAGAACCAGGCCTTGCAacag gtgCTGTCCACGCGGATCTTGGCAGTGAAAGCTTCGTTGTGTAAGTTGTCATCAGCGACAGCGGCACGGGCGTGTGATTTCCACGCTAAACTTCTCCTCATCGCCATCTGCTCAACACTGAAATCTCTCCttagaccacacacactcaacacaccagACAAGAGCCCTGgagacagactcacagagatctGTGCCAagaacactgacacag ATATTGATAAGGTGATGATTAATCTGAAGACTGAGGAGTTTGTGTTGGATGGGCCTCCGCTACAGTCCTTGCAGCAGTTGATTCAGTGGGTGGGCGACTTCGTCCTGTATCTGCTCGCCAACCTACCCAACCAG GGCTCTATCGTGCGTCCTGGTTTTGGCTTTCTGCGCGATGGCGCATCCCTAGCGATGTTGAGggagatgatggtgatggtgcgGATTTGGGGTTTGCTGAAACCCGGCTGTCTGCCCATCTACACTGCAACATCAGACAACCAGGACAGCATGTCCCTTCTGTTCCGCCTGCTCACAAAACTCTGGCTCTGCT ctcgtGATGAAAGCCATCCTCAGGACCCTGATGAAGGACTGGTGGATGAATGCTGTTTGCTGCCGAGTCAGTTACTGCTCCCTGCTATGGACTGGCTCCCCGCCAACGATGGCATCATCACTAAGATCCAGAGCAAACACTCTCTACGCCTGCAGTTCACCAAAAGCTACACCCTTCCCACAGTCAACTCAACCTCACAGGACATATTCTCCAG TCCTGGGTCTCAGCGTACTGACAGTCTGCGTTGTCTGCATATGGGAGTCAGTCCCACAGAGGAGAGCAAAGCCTGcacaag gtgtgggtgtgtgactATGCTGCGATCTCCTAATAAATCCAATGCCATGAAGCAGTGGGAGCAGCGCTGGATTAAGAA